One Rhododendron vialii isolate Sample 1 chromosome 2a, ASM3025357v1 genomic region harbors:
- the LOC131315742 gene encoding crocetin glucosyltransferase, chloroplastic-like: MAHHHFLLVSYPAQGHINPSLQFAKYLVRRGVQVTFVTSVSAQRRISTNGIETPDGLKFAPYSDGRDGGRKSGDDGSNLFSETRSNSSERFRDIIATSAKEGCPVTCLVYNFLFPWAAKVARDYCVPSSLLWIQPAAVLGIYYYYFNGYEEAIAKSSNDPSWSVELPGLPPLHARDLPTFMVSSTSDRASLQIFKELIDTLDDSETTPTILVNTFNALEPEALKVIEKYNLIAIGPLIPSAFLGGRDPLDNSFRGDLFQKTKDYTEWLNSKPESSVVYVSFGTMLNVQKEQMEEVARGLLGTGRPFLWVIRAKENREEEKEEDRLSCMEELEQQGKIVPWCSQLEVLSHPSLGCFVTHCGWNSTLESLATGVPLVAFPHWSDQGTNARMMADMWRIGVRVTKNEEGIVTSGEVKRCIEIVMGGEEIGEEMRRNAKKWKDSAIKAVKEGGSSNENLKAFLDEFGGD, from the coding sequence ATGGcgcaccaccacttcctcctcGTGTCTTATCCGGCACAAGGCCACATCAACCCAAGTCTTCAATTCGCCAAGTACCTTGTTCGGCGCGGCGTGCAGGTCACTTTTGTCACCAGCGTGTCCGCTCAACGTCGCATTTCCACGAACGGTATCGAAACCCCCGACGGGCTGAAGTTTGCCCCCTATTCCGATGGTCGCGATGGGGGGCGAAAGTCGGGAGACGATGGGAGTAACTTATTTTCCGAAACCAGAAGTAACAGCTCTGAAAGGTTTAGAGATATCATCGCGACTAGTGCCAAAGAAGGTTGTCCGGTTACGTGCTTGGTCTAcaattttctctttccttgGGCGGCAAAGGTGGCGCGTGACTATTGCGTCCCCTCGTCGCTTCTTTGGATTCAACCAGCCGCAGTTTTGGGtatctactactactacttcaatGGCTATGAGGAGGCCATCGCCAAAAGCAGCAATGACCCCTCATGGTCCGTTGAATTACCGGGATTGCCACCACTCCATGCCCGTGACCTTCCCACTTTTATGGTTTCTTCAACCTCTGACCGCGCCTCTCTGCAGATATTCAAAGAGCTTATAGACACGCTTGATGATTCCGAAACTACCCCTACAATCCTTGTAAACACCTTCAATGCGTTAGAGCCTGAGGCTTTGAAAGTGATTGAAAAGTACAATCTGATTGCCATTGGGCCATTAATTCCGTCGGCTTTCTTGGGCGGAAGAGATCCTTTAGATAATTCGTTCAGAGGAGACCTCTTTCAGAAAACGAAGGACTATACCGAATGGCTGAACTCAAAACCCGAATCATCGGTCGTCTACGTATCATTTGGAACCATGTTGAATGTTCAAAAGGAGCAAATGGAAGAGGTAGCCCGCGGTTTGTTGGGAACCGGTCGTCCGTTTTTGTGGGTGATAAGAGCAAAAGAGaatagagaagaagaaaaggaagaagacaGGCTAAGTTGCATGGAAGAGCTAGAACAGCAAGGGAAGATAGTGCCTTGGTGTTCTCAATTAGAAGTTCTATCGCACCCTTCCTTAGGATGTTTCGTCACGCATTGCGGATGGAATTCCACGCTGGAGAGCTTGGCGACCGGGGTACCGTTGGTGGCATTTCCTCATTGGTCGGATCAAGGGACGAACGCGAGGATGATGGCGGACATGTGGAGGATTGGCGTGAGAGTGACGAAAAATGAAGAAGGAATAGTTACGAGTGGTGAGGTTAAGAGGTGTATAGAGATTGTCATGGGGGGTGAGGAGATAGGGGAGGAAATGAGGAGAAATGCTAAAAAATGGAAGGATTCGGCTATAAAAGCCGTGAAGGAAGGTGGATCTTCAAATGAGAATCTCAAGGCTTTTCTGGATGAGTTTGGAGGAGACTAG